One part of the Streptomyces sp. NBC_00286 genome encodes these proteins:
- a CDS encoding NtaA/DmoA family FMN-dependent monooxygenase (This protein belongs to a clade of FMN-dependent monooxygenases, within a broader family of flavin-dependent oxidoreductases, the luciferase-like monooxygenase (LMM) family, some of whose members use coenzyme F420 rather than FMN.) translates to MPKKFHMGWFMNFIPPEWDTEWASPDVKNWANGKFYVDMAQSMERACFDLIMIEDTVMVADAYGGTMEGALKHSAFAPKHDPIPLAVMVAAGTSKMGVVATMSTSFYPPYLLARACSTVDSIAEGRFGWNIVSSAEDRAAQNFGLEGLPEHDERYNVAEEYFDVVTQLWDSWEADAVVMDRETNTYADYRKVRTIDFDGKYFKSRGPLNTVPSPQHRPAFLQAGASPRGRAFAAGAADAIIAVGTGVEGMKEYRDDIRARAEAAGRDPDDIKLLFVVSPTIAATEAEARAEVERIHNHPSYIEKSLVNISSNTEIDFKQFDLDEPLPEGLTTNGERGSLEYFMRGDGSPGPKTLRELVLHRAKRGLELVGTPEQVAKKMGEAMEEVGGDGFLISKPGWDLSRTYINAICDGLMPALQRQGLTRTEYTKSTLRETLREF, encoded by the coding sequence ATGCCGAAGAAGTTCCACATGGGTTGGTTCATGAACTTCATCCCGCCGGAGTGGGACACCGAGTGGGCATCCCCGGACGTGAAGAACTGGGCCAACGGCAAGTTCTACGTCGACATGGCCCAGTCGATGGAGCGGGCGTGCTTCGACCTGATCATGATCGAGGACACCGTGATGGTGGCCGACGCGTACGGCGGCACCATGGAAGGCGCGTTGAAGCACTCGGCGTTCGCGCCCAAGCACGACCCGATCCCGTTGGCCGTCATGGTCGCTGCCGGTACGTCCAAAATGGGCGTGGTCGCAACCATGTCGACCTCGTTCTACCCGCCGTATCTGCTGGCCCGCGCCTGCTCCACCGTCGACTCGATCGCCGAAGGCCGGTTCGGCTGGAACATCGTCTCCTCCGCCGAGGACCGTGCCGCCCAGAACTTCGGTCTTGAGGGTCTTCCCGAGCATGACGAGCGCTACAACGTCGCCGAGGAGTACTTCGACGTCGTCACCCAGCTCTGGGACTCCTGGGAAGCCGACGCGGTCGTCATGGACCGCGAGACCAACACCTACGCCGACTACCGCAAAGTCCGCACCATCGACTTCGACGGCAAGTACTTCAAGTCCCGCGGCCCCCTCAACACCGTCCCCTCACCCCAGCACCGCCCCGCGTTCCTCCAAGCGGGAGCCTCCCCCCGCGGTCGTGCGTTCGCCGCAGGCGCCGCCGACGCGATCATCGCGGTGGGTACCGGCGTCGAAGGTATGAAGGAGTATCGCGACGACATCCGCGCCCGCGCCGAAGCGGCCGGCCGCGACCCCGACGACATCAAGCTCCTCTTCGTCGTCTCACCCACCATCGCCGCCACCGAGGCAGAAGCCCGCGCCGAGGTCGAGCGGATTCACAACCACCCGTCGTACATCGAGAAGTCGCTGGTGAACATCTCGTCCAACACCGAGATCGACTTCAAGCAGTTCGACCTGGACGAGCCGCTCCCCGAAGGCCTGACCACCAACGGCGAGCGAGGATCCCTGGAGTACTTCATGCGGGGCGACGGCAGCCCGGGCCCCAAGACGCTGCGCGAGTTGGTGTTGCACCGCGCCAAGCGGGGTCTGGAGCTGGTGGGCACTCCGGAGCAGGTCGCCAAGAAGATGGGCGAGGCGATGGAGGAGGTCGGCGGTGACGGCTTCCTGATCAGCAAGCCCGGCTGGGACCTGTCCCGCACCTACATCAACGCCATCTGTGACGGGCTGATGCCCGCGCTGCAGCGCCAGGGCCTCACCCGCACCGAGTACACCAAGTCCACCCTGCGCGAGACCCTCCGTGAGTTCTGA
- a CDS encoding MFS transporter: protein MTTDEARSTPRPADPVPSYSLRALFRVPGYRYLCVSSFVWHTTRWGGLFTTSYLLAQLSGSPILNQVVGALVFLPMLVGGFVAGVISDRLDRRKLVRRVQLALIPIQFAMFGLVQSGLVEIWMTFPFMFALGIGGLVNMTAQRPLIYETVGPRLAGQAMTIEATAQAGSAMFGTLAGGALIDHVGMGAGFAGMGLLLCISAALLWLVPSPRYATPRDPDARVSIAAQAAASIRLARRSRRLMATLGVTVAMNLFMFGYIPLVPLVAHEFSTDAVLAGALGAAAGGGQILCGVVLSTRPLLRRGLIFAVGSMVALLGLFCFSTAPVFELAFLALFVAGMGQAAFGSMQSLLAIESAHATERGVALGVLSTAIGAMPIGMVAIGASAELLGTRNALMLSSLVGMAAVVTVVLRLRDLLSATPETALRPAPGA, encoded by the coding sequence GTGACCACGGACGAAGCACGATCCACCCCACGCCCGGCCGATCCCGTGCCGTCGTACTCGTTGCGGGCGCTGTTCCGGGTCCCTGGCTACCGCTACCTCTGTGTGAGCTCCTTCGTCTGGCACACCACGCGATGGGGCGGCCTGTTCACCACGAGTTACCTGCTGGCCCAGCTGTCCGGTTCGCCCATCCTCAACCAGGTTGTCGGTGCGCTCGTCTTCCTCCCGATGCTCGTCGGTGGCTTCGTGGCCGGGGTGATCAGCGACCGGCTGGACCGGCGCAAGCTCGTCCGTCGCGTCCAGCTGGCGCTGATCCCGATCCAGTTCGCGATGTTCGGACTCGTCCAGTCCGGACTGGTCGAGATCTGGATGACCTTCCCCTTCATGTTCGCGCTGGGAATCGGGGGGTTGGTGAACATGACCGCGCAGCGCCCCCTCATCTACGAGACTGTCGGACCGCGTTTGGCAGGGCAGGCGATGACGATCGAGGCCACCGCGCAGGCGGGGTCGGCCATGTTCGGCACGCTCGCCGGTGGTGCGCTCATCGACCACGTCGGCATGGGAGCGGGATTCGCCGGGATGGGCCTGCTGCTCTGCATCTCAGCGGCCTTGTTGTGGCTGGTCCCCAGTCCTCGCTACGCCACCCCGCGCGATCCCGACGCACGTGTGTCGATCGCCGCGCAGGCCGCCGCCAGCATCAGGCTCGCCCGGCGCAGCAGGCGCCTGATGGCCACTTTGGGCGTCACCGTGGCGATGAACCTGTTCATGTTCGGCTACATCCCGCTGGTACCTCTCGTGGCCCATGAGTTCTCCACCGACGCCGTGCTCGCCGGCGCCCTCGGCGCCGCTGCGGGCGGCGGCCAGATCCTCTGCGGAGTCGTCCTGAGCACCCGGCCCCTCCTCCGGCGCGGGCTGATCTTCGCGGTCGGCTCGATGGTTGCTCTGCTCGGCTTGTTCTGCTTCTCCACCGCGCCGGTGTTCGAACTCGCTTTCCTCGCGTTGTTCGTGGCGGGGATGGGCCAGGCCGCGTTCGGGTCCATGCAGAGTCTCCTCGCGATCGAGTCCGCACACGCCACCGAACGCGGCGTCGCTCTCGGGGTGCTCAGCACCGCGATCGGCGCGATGCCGATCGGGATGGTGGCGATCGGAGCGAGTGCCGAGCTGCTCGGCACCAGGAACGCCCTGATGCTGTCGTCCCTGGTCGGGATGGCCGCGGTGGTGACGGTCGTGCTGCGCCTGCGTGACCTGCTGTCAGCTACCCCGGAGACTGCCCTCCGCCCCGCTCCTGGGGCCTGA
- a CDS encoding ABC transporter ATP-binding protein yields MTSTSTPRGSAAALAEPVTTSRARVEDLKVTFKRRGVPVHSLRGVTLDIDSGEILAVVGESGSGKSVMALALLGLLAGDPMPVVSGKAEVCGVDMVSASGEERRRMRKLHLGAVFQDPMTSLNPTMRIGRQVVEAAGSEEEALRLLDLVGIPDPGRRMKAFPHELSGGLRQRVMIAMAVAGKPDLVIADEPTTALDVTVQAQVLALIRDLCDNLGTSFVLVTHDIGVASQVADRIAVMYGGRVAEIGKTEEVLRAPSHPYTVGLLNARLDLDLPTGRQIPALPGEPPDPRAHPRGCAFAPRCSAATHDCAETLPVPTPASTHSGVAACIVPGATSQEAVLAAAPSFRPMAEVDDDTPALRINGIDKQFTIRRGMLKKDQLHALRNVILEIAPGESMAVVGESGSGKSTLLRVVAGLMAPDAGNVERLGGRPQMVFQDAGASLTPWLTVGEIVGERLLKENSRADRRELVDRALRQVGLPPDVAGVKAGLLSGGQRQRVAFARAVIVPPKLLLCDEPTSALDASLAASVLNLLQDLRRELGMAVMFVTHDLAAARFISDRTAVMYLGQIVELGPTEEVITSPKHPYTKALLAAIPTPGAAPVRLPGEPASPLSVPSGCSFHPRCRERIDRCSTEAPFLYSIDGIGGREASCHLTRVPAKEG; encoded by the coding sequence ATGACCAGCACCAGCACTCCCAGGGGCAGCGCCGCCGCACTCGCCGAACCAGTGACCACATCACGCGCTCGGGTGGAGGACCTCAAGGTCACCTTCAAGCGTCGAGGAGTGCCCGTCCACTCCCTGCGCGGCGTCACTCTCGACATCGACTCCGGCGAGATCCTCGCAGTCGTCGGAGAGTCCGGTTCGGGCAAGAGTGTGATGGCTCTGGCCCTCCTCGGCCTGCTCGCGGGCGACCCGATGCCCGTGGTCAGCGGAAAGGCCGAGGTGTGCGGCGTGGACATGGTGTCCGCGTCGGGCGAGGAGCGGCGCCGTATGCGCAAGCTGCACCTCGGCGCGGTGTTCCAGGACCCCATGACCTCGCTCAACCCCACGATGCGCATTGGTCGCCAGGTGGTGGAGGCGGCCGGTTCCGAGGAAGAGGCGCTGCGGCTTCTCGACCTCGTCGGCATCCCGGACCCCGGGCGGCGGATGAAGGCCTTCCCCCACGAGCTGTCGGGTGGGCTCAGGCAGCGCGTGATGATCGCCATGGCTGTCGCGGGCAAGCCCGACCTCGTGATCGCCGACGAGCCCACCACGGCACTCGATGTGACGGTGCAGGCTCAGGTCCTCGCCCTCATCCGTGACCTCTGCGACAACCTCGGCACATCATTCGTCCTGGTCACTCACGACATTGGCGTGGCCTCACAGGTGGCGGACCGGATCGCGGTCATGTACGGCGGTCGGGTGGCCGAGATCGGGAAGACGGAAGAGGTCCTGCGGGCACCGTCACACCCCTACACCGTGGGCCTGCTGAACGCCCGGCTGGATCTCGATCTGCCGACCGGCCGGCAGATCCCGGCGCTCCCTGGTGAACCTCCGGATCCTCGGGCACATCCGCGTGGTTGCGCATTCGCGCCTCGGTGCTCGGCCGCGACCCATGACTGCGCCGAAACGCTGCCGGTGCCGACCCCTGCGTCAACGCACTCGGGTGTGGCGGCCTGCATCGTGCCCGGAGCGACGAGCCAAGAGGCGGTACTCGCCGCCGCGCCGTCGTTCCGCCCCATGGCCGAGGTCGACGACGACACTCCCGCGCTGCGGATCAACGGCATCGACAAACAGTTCACGATCAGGCGCGGGATGCTGAAGAAGGACCAGCTCCACGCGCTGCGCAACGTGATCCTCGAGATCGCTCCCGGCGAGTCGATGGCCGTCGTAGGCGAGTCCGGGTCGGGGAAGTCGACGTTGCTCCGCGTCGTCGCGGGGCTGATGGCACCCGATGCCGGGAATGTCGAGCGACTCGGCGGCCGGCCCCAAATGGTGTTCCAGGACGCCGGTGCCTCGCTCACGCCCTGGCTGACCGTGGGCGAGATCGTGGGCGAGCGGCTGCTCAAGGAGAACAGCAGGGCAGATCGCCGGGAGCTGGTCGACCGGGCACTGCGCCAGGTGGGGCTTCCCCCGGATGTGGCCGGTGTCAAGGCGGGCCTGCTCTCGGGAGGTCAGCGCCAGCGGGTCGCGTTTGCCAGGGCCGTCATCGTCCCTCCGAAGCTGCTGCTGTGCGACGAGCCCACCTCCGCGCTGGACGCCTCCTTGGCCGCGTCCGTGCTCAACCTGCTTCAAGACCTACGGCGCGAGCTGGGGATGGCCGTCATGTTCGTCACGCATGATCTGGCCGCCGCGCGCTTCATCTCCGACCGCACCGCGGTGATGTACCTCGGACAGATCGTCGAGCTGGGGCCCACCGAGGAAGTCATCACCTCGCCCAAGCACCCGTACACGAAAGCCCTGCTCGCCGCGATCCCCACCCCGGGGGCCGCGCCCGTGCGACTGCCGGGCGAACCGGCGAGCCCGCTCTCCGTGCCGTCGGGTTGCTCGTTCCACCCGCGCTGCCGTGAGCGGATCGACCGATGCTCCACCGAGGCGCCATTCCTCTACTCGATCGACGGCATCGGGGGTCGGGAGGCCTCGTGTCACCTCACCAGGGTCCCAGCGAAGGAGGGATGA
- a CDS encoding NtaA/DmoA family FMN-dependent monooxygenase (This protein belongs to a clade of FMN-dependent monooxygenases, within a broader family of flavin-dependent oxidoreductases, the luciferase-like monooxygenase (LMM) family, some of whose members use coenzyme F420 rather than FMN.) produces MTQMFHLGWFMNFTPPDWQSEWASPDVRNWANGKFHVDMAQSMERACFDFMMIEDTVMVADAYGGTMEGSLKNAVFAPKQDPIPLAVMVAANTSKMGVVATMSTSFYPPYLLARACSTVDSIAEGRFGWNIVSSAEDRAAQNFGLEGLPEHDERYNVAEEYFDVVTQLWDSWEADAVVMDRETNTYADYRKVRTIDFDGKYFKSRGPLNTVPSPQHRPAFFQAGASPRGRAFAAGAADAIIAVGTGTAGMKEYRDDIRARAEAAGRDPDDIKLLFVVSPTIAATEAEAREQEARIIATDSFIEKALVGISSNTEIDFKQFDLDEPLPEGLTTNGERGSLEHFMRGDGSPGPKTLRQMVMARNKRGLELVGTPEQVAKKMGEAMEEIGGDGFLINKGGRDLSRQYITDICDGLVPALQRLGLTRTAYTKSTLRETLREF; encoded by the coding sequence ATGACGCAGATGTTCCACCTGGGTTGGTTCATGAACTTCACGCCGCCGGACTGGCAGTCGGAGTGGGCTTCTCCGGATGTGAGGAACTGGGCCAACGGCAAGTTCCACGTCGACATGGCTCAGTCGATGGAGCGGGCGTGCTTCGACTTCATGATGATCGAGGACACCGTGATGGTGGCCGACGCGTACGGCGGCACGATGGAGGGTTCGCTGAAGAACGCCGTGTTCGCGCCCAAGCAGGACCCGATCCCGCTGGCCGTCATGGTTGCTGCGAACACGTCGAAAATGGGTGTGGTGGCGACGATGTCGACGTCGTTCTACCCGCCGTATCTGCTGGCCCGTGCCTGTTCCACGGTGGACTCGATCGCCGAAGGCCGGTTCGGGTGGAACATCGTCTCCTCCGCCGAGGACCGTGCGGCCCAGAACTTCGGTCTTGAGGGTCTTCCCGAGCATGACGAGCGGTACAACGTGGCCGAGGAGTACTTCGACGTCGTCACCCAGCTGTGGGACTCGTGGGAGGCGGACGCGGTCGTCATGGACCGCGAGACCAACACCTACGCCGACTACCGCAAGGTCCGCACCATCGACTTCGATGGCAAGTACTTCAAGTCCCGCGGCCCCCTCAACACGGTGCCCTCACCCCAGCACCGCCCGGCCTTCTTCCAGGCGGGTGCCTCTCCCCGTGGTCGTGCGTTCGCGGCGGGAGCCGCCGACGCGATCATCGCGGTGGGTACCGGTACCGCGGGCATGAAGGAGTACCGCGACGACATCCGCGCCCGCGCCGAAGCAGCCGGCCGCGACCCCGACGACATCAAGCTCCTCTTCGTCGTCTCACCCACCATCGCCGCCACCGAAGCCGAAGCCCGCGAGCAGGAGGCGCGGATCATCGCGACCGACTCCTTCATCGAGAAGGCACTCGTCGGCATCTCCTCGAACACCGAGATCGACTTCAAGCAGTTCGACCTGGACGAGCCGCTCCCCGAAGGCCTGACCACCAACGGCGAGCGCGGATCCCTCGAACACTTCATGCGGGGCGACGGCAGCCCCGGCCCCAAGACACTGCGTCAGATGGTCATGGCTCGCAACAAGCGGGGCCTGGAGCTGGTGGGCACTCCGGAGCAGGTCGCCAAGAAGATGGGCGAAGCGATGGAGGAGATCGGCGGCGACGGCTTCCTGATCAACAAGGGCGGTCGCGACCTCTCCCGGCAGTACATCACCGACATCTGCGACGGCCTGGTGCCCGCGCTCCAGCGCCTGGGCCTCACCCGCACCGCGTACACCAAGTCCACCCTGCGCGAGACGCTCCGCGAGTTCTGA
- a CDS encoding NtaA/DmoA family FMN-dependent monooxygenase (This protein belongs to a clade of FMN-dependent monooxygenases, within a broader family of flavin-dependent oxidoreductases, the luciferase-like monooxygenase (LMM) family, some of whose members use coenzyme F420 rather than FMN.) produces the protein MTQMFHLGWFMNFTPPDWQSEWASPDVRNWANGKFHVDMAQSMERACFDFMMIEDTVMVADAYGGTMEGSLKNAVFAPKQDPIPLAVMVAANTSKMGVVATMSTSFYPPYLLARACSTVDSIAEGRFGWNIVSSAEDRAAQNFGLQGLPEHDERYNVAEEYFDVVTQLWDSWEADAVVMDRETNTYADYRKVRTIDFDGKYFKSRGPLNTVPSPQHRPAFFQAGASPRGRAFAAGAADAIIAVGTGTAGMKEYRDDIRARAEAAGRDPDEIKLLFVVSPTIAATEAEATAAHQRFGQSDLFVEKALVGISSNTEIDFKQFDLDEPLPEGLTTNGERGSLEHFMRGDGSPGPKTLRQLAIAASSFGLEFIGTPGQVADQMQEVMEQVGGDGFLIHRRGLTRKYITDICDGLVPELQRRGLTRTEYTGSTLRETLGEF, from the coding sequence ATGACGCAGATGTTCCACCTGGGTTGGTTCATGAACTTCACACCGCCGGACTGGCAGTCGGAGTGGGCTTCTCCGGATGTGAGGAACTGGGCCAACGGCAAGTTCCACGTCGACATGGCTCAGTCGATGGAGCGGGCGTGCTTCGACTTCATGATGATCGAGGACACCGTGATGGTGGCCGACGCGTACGGCGGCACGATGGAGGGTTCGCTGAAGAACGCCGTGTTCGCGCCCAAGCAGGATCCGATTCCGTTGGCCGTCATGGTTGCTGCGAACACGTCGAAAATGGGTGTGGTGGCGACGATGTCGACGTCGTTCTACCCGCCGTATCTGCTGGCCCGCGCCTGCTCCACGGTGGACTCGATCGCCGAGGGCCGGTTCGGCTGGAACATCGTCTCCTCGGCCGAGGACCGTGCCGCCCAGAACTTCGGTCTCCAGGGTCTGCCCGAGCATGACGAGCGTTACAACGTGGCCGAGGAGTACTTCGACGTCGTCACCCAGTTGTGGGATTCCTGGGAGGCGGACGCGGTCGTCATGGACCGCGAGACCAACACCTACGCGGACTACCGCAAGGTCCGCACCATCGACTTCGACGGCAAGTACTTCAAGTCCCGCGGCCCGCTCAACACCGTGCCCTCGCCCCAGCACCGCCCGGCCTTCTTCCAGGCGGGTGCCTCCCCCCGCGGCCGCGCGTTCGCGGCGGGGGCGGCTGACGCGATCATCGCGGTCGGTACCGGCACCGCGGGCATGAAGGAGTACCGCGACGACATCCGGGCCCGCGCCGAAGCGGCCGGCCGCGACCCCGACGAGATCAAGCTCCTCTTCGTCGTCTCACCCACCATCGCCGCCACCGAAGCCGAAGCGACCGCCGCTCACCAACGCTTCGGCCAGTCGGACCTGTTCGTGGAGAAGGCACTCGTGGGCATCTCGTCGAACACCGAGATCGACTTCAAGCAGTTCGACCTGGACGAGCCGCTCCCCGAGGGCCTGACCACCAACGGCGAGCGCGGATCCCTCGAACACTTCATGCGGGGCGACGGCAGCCCCGGCCCCAAGACCCTGCGTCAACTCGCGATCGCGGCGAGCTCGTTCGGCCTGGAGTTCATCGGCACTCCCGGACAGGTCGCCGACCAGATGCAAGAAGTGATGGAGCAGGTCGGCGGCGACGGCTTCCTCATCCACCGCAGGGGTCTGACGCGTAAGTACATCACAGACATCTGCGACGGCCTCGTCCCCGAGCTCCAACGACGTGGGCTGACCCGCACCGAGTACACCGGGTCCACCTTGCGCGAGACCCTCGGCGAGTTCTGA
- a CDS encoding ABC transporter substrate-binding protein — MPTKSEHQHRPEPRAQLSRRSLLKAGGITLGSVSLLSLIQACGGEAGEDGEGNLTLSMPFLQDMQVPDPDIMYEGEGVQVMHACYDGLVTYKSGTPEIIPQLADSWTVSDDQLTYTFKLKPDVTFHDGTPADAEAWVKSFERRAAVEQGPAYMVTGIEKAEAKDATTLVVKLKKPNNAFLHYAACPWKMLVTSPTAVAKNAVKDDLAQTWLKTHDAGTGPYVMKEFVPGSHYVLERFDGYWGEQPYFKTIRIKITPEIATQKLQLDQGAFHLVSHGFAIADVLSYRKNKKFSVATNLGASMMSLYMNPDAGMFKDKSLRQAMMSAIERATAVETSFKGLTTVQENFWPENMFPKGLAPFDPKVDLGPLTKKVARLSNKKIDFAWVSSNGAPAQQMAELIQTQLAPIGLEITIRAMPSAEWFDLCNQPADKRPDLLLATMGGDALHLDTALRIFLRTGAKPLNAFQYGNPKVDALMDEAITKGTEDETNDIYLQITEIIADEALWVPLCRIPQNFVTHSDIGGVELDSYLPYIFNSAKIKRV; from the coding sequence TTGCCCACCAAGAGCGAACACCAGCACAGACCGGAACCGCGCGCCCAACTGAGCCGTCGCAGCTTGCTCAAGGCGGGTGGCATCACGCTCGGCAGCGTCAGCCTGCTGAGCCTGATCCAGGCGTGTGGCGGTGAGGCCGGCGAGGACGGCGAGGGCAACCTCACCCTGAGCATGCCGTTCCTCCAGGACATGCAGGTCCCCGACCCGGACATCATGTACGAGGGCGAGGGCGTCCAGGTCATGCACGCGTGCTACGACGGCCTGGTCACCTACAAGTCCGGTACTCCCGAAATAATCCCGCAGCTGGCGGACTCCTGGACGGTCTCCGACGACCAGCTGACCTACACCTTCAAGCTGAAGCCGGACGTCACGTTCCACGACGGGACACCCGCCGACGCCGAGGCGTGGGTGAAGAGCTTCGAGCGTCGGGCCGCGGTCGAACAGGGGCCCGCCTACATGGTGACAGGGATCGAGAAGGCCGAAGCGAAGGATGCGACCACCCTCGTTGTCAAGCTCAAGAAGCCCAACAACGCCTTCCTCCACTACGCGGCCTGCCCCTGGAAGATGCTGGTGACCAGCCCCACGGCGGTCGCCAAGAACGCGGTGAAGGACGACCTGGCCCAGACGTGGCTCAAGACCCACGACGCGGGCACCGGCCCCTACGTCATGAAGGAGTTCGTGCCGGGAAGCCACTACGTCCTGGAAAGGTTCGACGGCTACTGGGGCGAGCAGCCTTACTTCAAGACGATCCGGATCAAGATCACCCCCGAGATCGCGACCCAGAAACTCCAGTTGGACCAAGGTGCCTTCCACCTGGTCAGCCATGGGTTCGCCATCGCCGACGTGCTCAGCTACCGGAAGAACAAGAAGTTCTCGGTCGCCACGAACCTCGGCGCGTCGATGATGTCGCTCTACATGAACCCTGACGCGGGCATGTTCAAGGACAAGTCCCTGCGACAGGCGATGATGAGCGCCATCGAGCGCGCCACGGCCGTCGAGACGTCCTTCAAGGGGCTCACCACGGTCCAGGAGAACTTCTGGCCGGAGAACATGTTCCCCAAGGGGCTCGCGCCCTTCGACCCGAAGGTCGACCTCGGTCCGCTGACCAAAAAGGTCGCCAGGTTGTCGAACAAGAAGATCGACTTTGCCTGGGTGTCGTCCAACGGCGCACCGGCCCAGCAGATGGCCGAGCTGATCCAGACCCAACTCGCCCCGATCGGACTGGAGATCACCATTCGGGCAATGCCCTCGGCGGAGTGGTTCGACCTGTGCAACCAGCCGGCTGACAAGCGGCCGGACCTCCTCCTGGCGACGATGGGAGGTGACGCGCTGCACCTGGACACCGCGTTGCGGATCTTCTTGCGCACCGGCGCGAAGCCCCTGAACGCGTTCCAGTACGGCAACCCCAAGGTGGACGCGCTCATGGACGAGGCGATCACAAAGGGCACCGAGGACGAGACCAACGACATCTACCTGCAGATCACCGAGATCATCGCGGACGAAGCCTTGTGGGTCCCGTTGTGCCGAATCCCGCAGAACTTCGTCACCCACTCCGACATCGGCGGGGTCGAGCTCGATTCGTACCTCCCCTACATCTTCAACTCGGCCAAGATCAAACGGGTCTGA
- a CDS encoding MFS transporter — translation MTAPNTSHGSALARFRESAGHPLTMVLVGFVMAMTAPIELLYAIKLGLSPVLVTVFIVSSAAGLMLVDVLGTRVVTRIDARSTAAVGMVLFAVSEACYGLADRAPELIAARVVQGLASAVVAGAALQVTVRMRPRSHRALGSNASLQMLGGSVGAPVGGILATQHAGVDGYRLAFAVCCGAGLAAGALVVLLLPCLPASEEVGKPRIGLPRLAVGRAVRVALALGLIGNYLRSGIENTAFPLIGDAAGLNAAGIGISLGVLSMVEIVVLGTSGTLFEKVPPARALVWALGLGVIALVALLVAHSLSGFLAAAVLFGLVDGVALAAPPVLVVVTSPDPSIAVANYRIACGVGSFSGSGSVNLLFGALGTTGCVVGGGLVLLSAAVLAGSKSLAETRATRAQ, via the coding sequence GTGACCGCACCGAACACGTCCCACGGCAGCGCGCTTGCCCGGTTCCGGGAGTCGGCCGGGCATCCGCTGACGATGGTCCTGGTCGGTTTCGTGATGGCCATGACCGCGCCGATCGAGTTGCTCTACGCGATCAAGCTGGGACTCAGCCCGGTCCTCGTCACCGTCTTCATCGTGAGCTCCGCGGCCGGGCTCATGCTGGTCGACGTCCTCGGAACGAGGGTCGTCACCCGGATCGATGCTCGCTCGACGGCCGCCGTCGGAATGGTGCTGTTCGCGGTCAGCGAGGCCTGTTACGGGCTGGCTGACCGCGCGCCGGAGCTGATCGCCGCCCGGGTCGTCCAGGGCTTGGCCAGCGCGGTGGTCGCAGGTGCGGCGCTGCAGGTGACGGTGCGGATGCGCCCTCGCTCGCATCGCGCTCTCGGCTCGAACGCGAGCCTGCAGATGCTCGGAGGCTCCGTCGGCGCCCCGGTCGGCGGCATCCTGGCCACACAGCACGCGGGGGTCGACGGCTACCGGCTCGCCTTCGCGGTCTGCTGCGGAGCCGGCCTTGCGGCGGGCGCGCTGGTGGTCCTGCTGCTACCGTGCCTGCCGGCCTCGGAGGAAGTCGGCAAACCCCGTATCGGTCTGCCCCGGCTGGCGGTCGGCCGAGCAGTCCGCGTCGCCCTCGCGCTGGGGCTCATCGGCAACTACCTGCGCAGTGGGATCGAGAACACCGCTTTCCCGCTGATCGGGGATGCAGCGGGTCTCAACGCCGCCGGCATCGGAATCTCCCTGGGCGTGCTCTCCATGGTGGAGATCGTGGTCCTCGGCACCTCGGGCACGCTGTTCGAGAAGGTCCCGCCAGCTCGAGCGCTCGTGTGGGCGCTCGGGCTCGGTGTGATCGCCTTGGTCGCACTTCTGGTCGCACATTCGCTCAGTGGCTTCCTCGCCGCGGCTGTGCTGTTCGGGCTCGTCGACGGAGTCGCTCTGGCAGCGCCACCGGTGCTGGTCGTCGTCACCAGCCCGGACCCCTCCATCGCCGTGGCCAACTACCGGATCGCCTGCGGGGTGGGCTCGTTCAGCGGCTCGGGCAGCGTCAACCTGCTCTTCGGGGCGCTGGGGACGACTGGGTGCGTGGTCGGAGGAGGGCTCGTCCTGCTGTCCGCAGCAGTGCTGGCCGGGTCGAAATCCCTGGCTGAAACGCGCGCGACACGCGCGCAATGA